The following proteins are co-located in the Salvelinus namaycush isolate Seneca chromosome 31, SaNama_1.0, whole genome shotgun sequence genome:
- the LOC120026168 gene encoding general transcription factor 3C polypeptide 4-like: MAACSPARVADGVEEGQLTEAEPEDDPWAELGPVVKRDPVIKLLSPVSGFEPLTWSEDHRLSASTTSGISLMEVLCDVHGNNQDLVLHRTSIPVPDKVCELKVGPAEELLRAKDKFSSDPSVSQSSMLDRVFNPTLGVHKGIMYTSWSPLGCDGNGLSLLASLTLDHKLTVHSSTKRLQWTVVADLTQLYGESLESRGYSVQGGEPPKANLLDLAELQRRYLMQTPVRMEWSSVCTTQHVQTNNKWKDVGTVLLAVLMENGDLVVWQFCLPMLGKDSVVSCNTIQSGVSSPSVLAWWEYEHSGRKMSGLIVGSAVGPVKILPVNLKAVKGYFTLRQPVVLWQESDQIPVHNIKCISLFHPKQNCNCSLVVAARGSYLFWCLLLISKAGLNVHNSHVTGLHSTPIVSMTASRQGGSIYTCSLDGTVKKLTPIFTDMAVAFKQEEIVLPEGMAGRRMHGIAVSPNGAYLALVSTAGMTNGQHLVSRPYQVQFVTLKTPNDAAAELLESQVQSLFKQTDLLDLVRWRVLKEKCIPALLQEELDKKVHNTGSPYLWRLKLFLVRVLYQSLQKAPVEARWRPTHEDSKVFVGDEEGGGGGEEGVSKLQDPESQALEEKMGEVIAWIEAVEAHLTREHMKRVLGEVYLHTWITENTSIPTRGVCDFLTCDPTYEDRAAKVLIGHIQKKMNKQTFPEYCSLCKEVLPFTDRKQAICSNGHMWLRCVLSYQACQTLTYRRCLLQDSIARLPVPEDPDWIKRILQGPCTFCDSPLL; the protein is encoded by the exons ATGGCTGCTTGCAGCCCAGCTCGTGTTGCGGAcggggtagaggaaggacagctTACCGAAGCCGAACCAGAGGATGATCCCTGGGCAGAACTCGGTCCAGTTGTGAAGAGGGATCCGGTAATAAAGCTCTTGAGTCCGGTCAGCGGTTTTGAGCCGCTCACGTGGTCTGAGGACCACCGACTCTCGGCCTCTACTACAAGTGGCATTTCTTTGATGGAGGTCTTGTGCGATGTTCACGGCAACAACCAAGACTTGGTGCTGCATCGGACCTCCATCCCCGTGCCGGACAAAGTCTGTGAATTGAAG GTGGGTCCAGCGGAGGAGCTGTTGAGGGCCAAAGACAAGTTCTCCAGCGACCCTTCAGTGAGCCAGTCCTCCATGTTGGACAGAGTGTTCAACCCCACCTTAGGCGTCCATAAGGGCATCATGTACACCAGCTGGTCCCCCCTGGGCTGTGACGGCAACGGTCTCAGCCTTCTGGCCTCCCTCACCCTAGACCACAAGCTAACCGTCCACAGCAGCACCAAGCGTCTACAGTGGACAGTGGTGGCTGACCTGACCCAGCTGTATGGAGAGAGCCTGGAGAGTAGAGGCTACTCAGTGCAGGGTGGGGAGCCCCCCAAGGCTAACCTCCTGGACCTGGCTGAGCTTCAGAGACGCTACCTCATGCAGACCCCTGTACGGATGGAGTGGTCCAGTGTGTGCACCACGCAGCATGTCCAGACCAACAACAAGTGGAAGGACGTGGGGACGGTGCTGCTGGCCGTGCTGATGGAGAACGGAGACCTGGTGGTGTGGCAGTTCTGCCTGCCCATGCTGGGGAAGGATTCAGTGGTGTcctgtaacaccatccagtctgGGGTGTCGTCTCCCAGTGTGCTGGCATGGTGGGAGTACGAGCACAGCGGGCGCAAGATGAGCGGACTTATCGTGGGCAGTGCGGTAGGGCCTGTCAAGATCCTGCCTGTCAACCTGAAGGCGGTGAAGGGCTACTTCACCCTGCGCCAGCCAGTGGTCCTGTGGCAGGAGTCAGACCAGATCCCTGTACACAACATCAAGTGTATCTCCCTATTCCACCCCAAACAGAACTGTAACTGTAGCCTAGTGGTGGCGGCCAGGGGCTCCTACCTCTTCTGGTGCCTGCTGCTCATCTCCAAGGCGGGCCTCAACGTGCACAACTCACACGTCACTGGCCTGCACTCCACCCCCATCGTCTCCATGACAGCCAGCCGCCAGGGGGGCTCCATCTACACCTGTTCCCTGGACGGGACGGTCAAGAAGCTCACGCCCATCTTTACCGACATGGCCGTGGCCTTTAAGCAGGAGGAGATTGTGCTGCCAGAAGGCATGGCAGGGCGGAGGATGCATGGCATCGCGGTCAGCCCGAACGGGGCCTACCTGGCCCTGGTCAGTACTGCAGGGATGACCAATGGTCAGCACCTGGTTTCCAGGCCGTACCAGGTCCAGTTTGTGACCCTGAAGACGCCAAACGACGCAGCGGCAGAGCTGCTGGAGTCCCAGGTCCAGAGCCTGTTTAAGCAGACTGACCTGCTGGACCTGGTGCGCTGGAGGGTGCTGAAGGAGAAATGCATTCCTGCTCTGCTGCAGGAGGAGTTGGACAAGAAGGTACACAACACAGGCTCCCCCTACCTGTGGAGGTTAAAACTCTTCCTGGTGCGCGTGCTCTACCAGTCCCTGCAGAAGGCCCCCGTGGAGGCACGCTGGCGCCCCACGCATGAAGACTCCAAGGTGTTTGTGGGGGATGaggaggggggtggaggaggggaagagggggtgtCGAAGCTACAGGACCCAGAATCCCAGGCGTTGGAGGAGAAGATGGGAGAGGTGATAGCGTGGATCGAGGCGGTGGAGGCCCACCTGACCAGGGAGCACATGAAGAGGGTTCTGGGGGAGGTGTACCTTCACACCTGGATCACAGAGAATACCAGTATCCCCACCAGGGGGGTCTGTGACTTCCTCACCTGTGACCCTACATACGAGGACAGGGCTGCCAAG GTACTGATAGGTCACATCCAGAAGAAGATGAACAAGCAGACGTTCCCAGAGTACTGTAGTCTGTGTAAGGAGGTGCTACCGTTCACAGACCGCAAACAGGCTATCTGCTCCAATGGACACATGTGGCTCAG GTGTGTGTTATCCTACCAGGCGTGCCAGACACTCACGTACAGACGCTGCCTGCTGCAGGATAGCATTGCCAGACTGCCAGTGCCTGAGG ACCCAGACTGGATCAAGAGGATACTGCAAGGTCCTTGCACATTCTgcgactctcctctcctctag